The following are encoded together in the Bradysia coprophila strain Holo2 unplaced genomic scaffold, BU_Bcop_v1 contig_94, whole genome shotgun sequence genome:
- the LOC119084991 gene encoding uncharacterized protein LOC119084991, whose product METVLRTKSGDDESDARKMLMLHASKADANPNIVSNLFVHCSKMTIRREIHTQLEDWKVAAIEVIQNKHVNEVILRCIEEYGVNVEQSTSGVVKIVYVNNSCQNLRGFSGINEVYINAVHFLLSLHVYDAIIADKHDLELRLQVDIINVAIHELAHLQLRKAMNDFNTSYPILAKSNALPDNYLEFGRYVEEQIFGAPVDWMESDVDVHYLESIVSSVKSDSPIPKLTNVDEIIVREYPLLMALDYKNSQSYC is encoded by the exons ATGGAGACGGTCTTAAGAACTAAAAGCGGTGATGACGAAAGTGACGCCCGAAAGATGctcatgctacatgcgtcaaaAGCCGATGCCAACCCGAATATAGTGTCGAATCTGTTTGTACACTGCTCCAAGATGACAATTAGACGGGAGATACATACCCAGTTAGAGGATTGGAAGGTTGCAGCTATCGAAGTTATACAAAACAAACAT GTAAATGAAGTGATACTCAGATGCATTGAGGAGTATGGCGTAAACGTAGAGCAGTCGACTAGTGGTGTGgttaaaattgtttatgtTAACAATTCTTGCCAAAATTTGAGAGGCTTTTCTGGTATTAATGAAGTGTACATAAATGCCGTCCATTTTCTACTGTCACTTCATGTGTACGATGCGATAATAGCTGACAAACACGATTTAGAACTACGGCTGCAGGTTGACATCATCAACGTGGCTATCCACGAGTTGGCTCATTTGCAACTACGCAAA GCGATGAATGATTTCAACACCAGTTACCCTATATTAGCGAAGAGTAATGCACTTCCCGACAACTATTTAGAGTTCGGAAGGTACGTTGAGGAGCAGATTTTTGGGGCTCCAGTAGATTGGATGGAGAGCGATGTTGATGTCCATTATTTAGAAAGCATTGTGTCGTCAGTCAAAAGCGATAGCCCGATACCAAAGTTAACGAATGTGGACGAAATTATTGTGCGTGAATATCCACTTTTAATGGCACTAGATTATAAGAATTCACAATCCTATTGCTAG